One Salvelinus namaycush isolate Seneca chromosome 29, SaNama_1.0, whole genome shotgun sequence genomic region harbors:
- the tmem151ba gene encoding transmembrane protein 151B, which produces MECQRPLKQSLSKSLCRESHWKCLILSLLMYGCVGAMTWCHVTKVTRLSFDSAYKVKSMMYHESPCSNGYIYIPVAFMVMLYVVYLVECWHCHTHNQLQHKVNVESVGERVGRMQQATPCIWWKAISYHYVRRTRQVTRYRNGDAYTTTQVYHERVNTHVAEAEFDYSNCGVKDISKQLQGLDCFPVTKLRFTKCFSFANVESENAYLTQRARFFTENEGLDDYMEAREGMHLKNVDFKEYMIAFSDPDHLPWYVSNYVFWTAAAFTFSWPLRVLTEYRTAYVHYHVEKLFGFDYVPVTPSEERPYCHHIPRVNTIDSTELEWHIRSNQQLVPSYSEAVLMDLAQLSSGGGGNANTYSVCGGYGSYRQNCERCHRTISSSSIFSRSALSICTGTSPRIPFSGSRFSLSRLYGSRRSCLWRSSGSLNETSCPTESTRCLTPSGQLTSEENPPDYQDALYFPVLIVHRNEGCLNHSLHRNGSCVETSI; this is translated from the exons ATGGAGTGT CAGCGGCCCCTGAAGCAGTCACTCAGTAAATCCCTGTGCAGGGAGAGCCACTGGAAATGCCTGATCCTGTCCCTGCTCATGTACGGCTGCGTGGGGGCCATGACCTGGTGCCACGTGACCAAGGTGACGCGCCTGTCCTTCGACAGTGCCTACAAGGTCAAGTCCATGATGTACCACGAAAGCCCCTGCTCCAACGGTTACATCTACATCCCTGTGGCCTTCATGGTCATGCTCTACGTGGTCTACCTGGTGGAGTGCTGGCACTGCCACACCCACAACCAGCTACAGCACAAGGTGAACGTGGAGAGTGTGGGAGAGCGTGTTGGGCGCATGCAGCAGGCCACGCCCTGCATCTGGTGGAAGGCCATCAGCTACCACTATGTGCGGCGGACGCGACAGGTAACACGATACCGTAACGGAGACGCATACACCACCACGCAGGTGTACCACGAGCGCGTCAACACGCATGTGGCCGAGGCGGAGTTCGACTACAGCAACTGCGGTGTGAAGGACATATCCAAGCAGCTGCAGGGCCTAGACTGCTTCCCTGTCACCAAGCTGAGGTTCACCAAGTGCTTTAGCTTCGCCAACGTGGAGTCGGAGAACGCCTACCTGACTCAGCGGGCCCGCTTCTTCACTGAGAATGAGGGCCTGGACGACTACATGGAGGCCCGCGAGGGAATGCACCTGAAGAATGTAGACTTTAAGGAGTACATGATTGCCTTCTCGGATCCGGACCACCTGCCCTGGTACGTGTCCAACTACGTGTTCTGGACGGCCGCTGCCTTCACCTTCTCCTGGCCGCTGCGCGTGCTAACCGAGTACCGCACGGCCTACGTCCACTACCACGTGGAGAAGCTGTTCGGCTTCGACTATGTCCCTGTCACGCCATCTGAGGAGCGACCATACTGCCACCACATCCCTCGGGTCAACACCATCGACAGCACCGAGTTGGAGTGGCACATCCGCTCCAACCAGCAGCTGGTGCCCAGCTATTCAGAGGCTGTACTCATGGACCTGGCTCAGCTCTCGTCAGGTGGCGGTGGCAATGCCAACACCTACTCAGTGTGCGGCGGCTACGGCAGCTACCGGCAGAACTGCGAGCGCTGCCACCGCACCATCAGCAGCTCGTCCATCTTCTCACGCAGCGCCCTGAGCATCTGCACTGGGACTAGCCCGCGCATCCCCTTCAGCGGCAGCCGCTTCTCGCTGTCGCGGCTGTACGGATCGCGGCGCAGCTGCCTGTGGCGGAGCAGCGGCAGCCTCAATGAGACATCGTGCCCCACAGAGAGCACGCGTTGCCTGACGCCGTCGGGCCAGCTGACTAGCGAGGAGAATCCGCCGGACTACCAGGACGCGCTCTACTTCCCTGTGCTCATCGTGCACCGCAATGAGGGCTGCCTGAACCACTCGCTGCACAGGAACGGATCCTGCGTCGAGACCTCTATATGA